From one Streptomyces sp. ICC1 genomic stretch:
- a CDS encoding molybdopterin-dependent oxidoreductase, with the protein MVGKVQEKHGYCTLCKSRCGAVFTIEDGRLTGVRPDPAHPTGAAMCPKGRSAPELAHSTARLTTPLRRTRPKSDPDPGWEAISWAEAMDEIASKTAAIAAESGPEAVAFGVATPSGTSVSDATEWIERFVRLFGSPNTVYSAEICNWHKDVAHAFTFGSPIPPPDYAHTDLALLWGFNPAKTWLAQSAAASAAHANGMKLAVVDPRRSTSALSADHWLRVRPGTDAALALGLAHLLIETGGYDSAFVRAWTNAPLLVRADTGRFLRAGELPGGGQGFVVMDETAGRPEAYDTARAAVAPERFALRGTFGVDTATGPVECAPAFERYARACAEWTPDRVAATTWIPEREIRALAAELAAADVVTYYGWTGVGQSANATQTERALATLYALTGSYDSRGGNHVAPPPPYHPAAPFSLVDPVQRAKALGLDKYPLGPPASGYINAGDLCTAIETGSPYPVRALIGFGSNLVVAQPGSDRTAAALRRLDFQVHLDLFHNPTSASADIVLPVNSAYEHEALRFGFEISHRAQEHVQLRPRMIEPQGDSRSDTEIVFDLACRLGLGAQFFDGDVEAAWNWQLAPLGLTVAGLREQQGGVRAPRELAYRKYAEPTGGDGAVRGFGTPTGRVELYSERLLEHGYPPVPEHVAPAPVDEAFPLVLTCAKHGYFVHSQQRSLTSLRRRAPDPSVDIHPRAAPARGWTSTDGSRARRRSGVRERCWLWTKQPCLAQVRTRGQASSTCAGATCSGTGG; encoded by the coding sequence ATGGTCGGCAAGGTTCAGGAGAAGCACGGCTACTGCACGCTGTGCAAGTCGCGGTGCGGTGCGGTGTTCACCATCGAGGACGGCCGGCTGACCGGCGTCCGCCCCGATCCCGCCCATCCCACCGGCGCCGCCATGTGCCCCAAGGGCCGGTCGGCCCCGGAGCTCGCGCACAGCACGGCCCGGCTCACCACGCCGCTGCGCCGAACCCGCCCCAAGTCCGACCCGGACCCGGGCTGGGAGGCCATCTCCTGGGCCGAGGCCATGGACGAGATCGCCTCGAAGACCGCCGCGATCGCGGCCGAGAGCGGCCCCGAGGCCGTCGCCTTCGGCGTCGCGACTCCGTCGGGCACCTCGGTCTCCGACGCCACCGAGTGGATCGAGCGGTTCGTCCGCCTCTTCGGCAGCCCGAACACCGTCTACAGCGCCGAGATCTGCAACTGGCACAAGGACGTCGCGCACGCCTTCACCTTCGGCTCCCCGATACCCCCGCCCGACTACGCGCACACCGACCTGGCCCTGCTGTGGGGCTTCAACCCGGCCAAGACCTGGCTGGCGCAGTCCGCCGCAGCCTCCGCGGCCCACGCGAACGGCATGAAGCTCGCCGTCGTCGACCCCCGCCGCTCCACCAGCGCGCTCTCCGCCGACCACTGGCTGCGCGTACGGCCCGGCACCGACGCCGCCCTCGCCCTCGGCCTCGCGCACCTCCTCATCGAGACCGGCGGCTACGACAGCGCCTTCGTCCGCGCCTGGACCAACGCCCCGCTCCTCGTGCGCGCCGACACCGGCCGCTTCCTGCGGGCCGGCGAACTGCCCGGCGGCGGACAGGGCTTCGTCGTCATGGACGAGACCGCCGGGCGGCCCGAGGCGTACGACACCGCCCGCGCCGCCGTCGCCCCCGAGCGCTTCGCCCTGCGCGGGACCTTCGGCGTCGACACCGCCACCGGACCCGTCGAGTGCGCGCCCGCCTTCGAGCGGTACGCGCGGGCCTGCGCCGAGTGGACACCGGACCGGGTCGCGGCCACCACTTGGATCCCCGAGCGCGAGATCCGGGCGCTGGCGGCGGAGCTGGCCGCCGCCGACGTGGTCACCTACTACGGCTGGACCGGGGTCGGGCAGTCCGCCAACGCGACCCAGACCGAGCGGGCCCTCGCCACGCTCTACGCGCTGACCGGCTCCTACGACTCCCGCGGCGGAAACCACGTGGCGCCCCCGCCCCCGTACCACCCCGCCGCACCCTTCTCCCTCGTCGACCCCGTCCAGCGGGCCAAGGCCCTCGGCCTGGACAAGTATCCGCTCGGTCCCCCCGCCTCCGGCTACATCAACGCCGGCGACCTGTGCACCGCCATCGAGACCGGCAGCCCCTACCCGGTGCGCGCCCTGATCGGCTTCGGCTCCAACCTGGTCGTCGCCCAGCCCGGCTCCGACCGCACCGCGGCCGCCCTGCGCCGGCTGGACTTCCAGGTCCACCTCGACCTCTTCCACAACCCCACCAGCGCGAGCGCCGACATCGTCCTGCCCGTCAACAGCGCCTACGAGCACGAGGCCCTGCGCTTCGGCTTCGAGATCAGCCACCGCGCCCAGGAACACGTCCAGCTGCGGCCCCGGATGATCGAACCCCAGGGCGACTCCCGCTCCGACACCGAGATCGTCTTCGACCTGGCCTGCCGGCTCGGCCTGGGCGCGCAGTTCTTCGACGGCGACGTGGAAGCCGCCTGGAACTGGCAGTTGGCACCGCTCGGCCTGACCGTCGCCGGCCTGCGCGAGCAGCAGGGCGGCGTACGGGCCCCGCGCGAGCTCGCGTACCGCAAGTACGCCGAGCCGACCGGCGGGGACGGCGCCGTACGGGGCTTCGGCACGCCCACCGGACGCGTCGAGCTCTACTCCGAACGACTCCTGGAGCACGGCTATCCGCCGGTCCCCGAACACGTCGCCCCGGCGCCCGTGGACGAGGCCTTCCCCCTGGTGCTGACCTGCGCCAAGCACGGCTACTTCGTCCACAGCCAGCAGCGCTCCCTCACCTCGCTGCGCCGCCGCGCCCCCGACCCGTCCGTCGACATCCATCCCCGGGCCGCGCCGGCCCGGGGCTGGACGTCGACGGACGGGTCGCGGGCGCGGCGGCGCAGCGGGGTGAGGGAGCGCTGCTGGCTGTGGACGAAGCAGCCGTGCTTGGCGCAGGTCCGCACCAGGGGGCAGGCCTCGTCCACGTGCGCCGGGGCGACGTGTTCGGGGACCGGCGGGTAG
- a CDS encoding cold-shock protein, whose amino-acid sequence MAQGTVKWFNGEKGFGFISPDGGGADVFVHFSAIQGSGFRNLEENQRVEFEITQGQRGPQADQVRAL is encoded by the coding sequence ATGGCTCAGGGGACTGTGAAGTGGTTCAACGGCGAGAAGGGCTTCGGCTTCATCTCCCCGGACGGGGGCGGCGCCGACGTCTTCGTGCACTTCAGCGCGATCCAGGGATCCGGGTTCCGGAACCTGGAGGAGAACCAGCGCGTGGAGTTCGAGATCACCCAGGGGCAGCGCGGTCCGCAGGCCGACCAGGTGCGGGCCCTCTAG